The following coding sequences are from one Streptomyces angustmyceticus window:
- a CDS encoding immune inhibitor A domain-containing protein translates to MRDNRTVFRSAALATAIAAIGAAALSSGVAAADAQGPSPVARRHDPAPERTVDHDLKGPFSDRQAAQRKEALQQVISGDAKATVRGGSKVVKLGKSKYVELARQKTDKIFTILVDFGDKVDDTTMYDPDGDGPKPPVKKYGGDPGPAHNKIAKPDRATDNSTAWQKDFNQKHFQDLYFSHDKKKQSLAKYYEKQSSGRYSVQGEVSDWVKVDWNEARYGSNYCGQTNCASAWDLIRDGVNQWAKDQKAKGRTDAQIKADLAKYDQWDRYDHDGDGNFNEPDGYIDHFQIVHAGEDESAGGGVQKTNAIWAHRWYAYGTDAGKTGPTANKAGGTQIGDTGIWVGDYTMQPENGGLGVFAHEYGHDLGLPDEYDTSGTGESSVDFWSLMSGGSWLGTGKDSIGDLPGDMSAWDKLQLGWLNYGKAKAAKKSTHKLGVAEYNTKNKQAVVVELPAKAVKTEIVQPAEGSHQWWSGMGDDLKNTLTRPVDLTGKSKASLALKGWWDIEKDYDYLYAEVSTDGGSNWTALDGTAGGKAIPRDGSDKPALTGTVAAYQDLVYPLDAYAGKKIDLRFRYQTDGGAAQKGFAADSIGVTADGQALFSDNAEGGDNGWTSKGFSRIGGSFTKDYPQYYLAENRQYVSYDKTLKAGPYNFGWTTAKPNWVEHFPYQNGVLIWLWDTSQADNNVGLHPGHGQILPVDAHPKAERWTDGKLMRNRFQSYDSTFTRARTDALTLHKDGKTVKIKSKPGVTLFDDRHGVYYDTANPTGGVIVPDTGTQIKITKEARDGSTVTLRVGSAGK, encoded by the coding sequence GTGAGAGACAACAGAACGGTGTTCAGATCGGCCGCCCTGGCCACGGCGATTGCCGCGATCGGGGCGGCCGCTTTGTCTTCGGGGGTGGCCGCGGCCGACGCGCAGGGACCGTCGCCCGTCGCCAGGCGCCATGACCCGGCCCCCGAGCGGACCGTGGACCACGACCTCAAGGGCCCGTTCAGCGACCGGCAGGCCGCTCAGCGCAAGGAAGCCCTCCAGCAGGTCATCTCCGGCGACGCCAAGGCGACCGTGCGGGGCGGCTCCAAGGTCGTCAAGCTCGGCAAGAGCAAGTACGTCGAGCTCGCCCGGCAGAAGACCGACAAGATCTTCACCATCCTCGTGGACTTCGGCGACAAGGTCGACGACACCACGATGTACGACCCGGACGGCGACGGCCCCAAGCCGCCCGTGAAGAAGTACGGCGGCGACCCCGGCCCGGCGCACAACAAGATAGCCAAGCCGGACCGTGCCACGGACAACAGCACGGCCTGGCAGAAGGACTTCAACCAGAAGCACTTCCAGGACCTCTACTTCTCGCACGACAAGAAGAAGCAGTCGCTGGCCAAGTACTACGAGAAGCAGTCCTCGGGCCGTTACTCGGTCCAGGGCGAGGTCTCCGACTGGGTCAAGGTCGACTGGAACGAGGCCCGTTACGGCTCCAACTACTGCGGCCAGACCAACTGCGCCAGCGCCTGGGACCTGATCCGCGACGGCGTCAACCAGTGGGCCAAGGACCAGAAGGCCAAGGGCCGCACGGACGCGCAGATCAAGGCCGACCTCGCCAAGTACGACCAGTGGGACCGCTACGACCACGACGGCGACGGCAACTTCAACGAGCCCGACGGCTACATCGACCACTTCCAGATCGTGCACGCCGGCGAGGACGAGTCCGCGGGCGGCGGTGTCCAGAAGACCAACGCGATCTGGGCGCACCGCTGGTACGCGTACGGCACCGACGCCGGCAAGACCGGCCCCACCGCCAACAAGGCCGGCGGCACCCAGATCGGCGACACCGGCATCTGGGTCGGCGACTACACCATGCAGCCGGAGAACGGCGGCCTCGGCGTCTTCGCCCACGAGTACGGCCACGACCTGGGCCTGCCGGACGAGTACGACACCAGCGGCACCGGCGAGTCCTCGGTGGACTTCTGGTCGCTGATGTCGGGCGGCTCCTGGCTCGGCACCGGCAAGGACTCCATCGGCGACCTGCCCGGCGACATGAGCGCCTGGGACAAGCTGCAGCTGGGCTGGCTCAACTACGGCAAGGCGAAGGCCGCGAAGAAGTCCACCCACAAGCTGGGCGTCGCCGAGTACAACACCAAGAACAAGCAGGCCGTGGTCGTCGAACTGCCCGCCAAGGCGGTCAAGACCGAGATCGTGCAGCCCGCGGAAGGCTCCCACCAGTGGTGGAGCGGCATGGGCGACGACCTCAAGAACACCCTGACCCGGCCGGTGGACCTCACCGGCAAGTCCAAGGCGTCGCTGGCGCTCAAGGGCTGGTGGGACATCGAGAAGGACTACGACTACCTCTACGCCGAGGTCTCCACCGACGGCGGCAGCAACTGGACGGCCCTCGACGGCACCGCGGGCGGCAAGGCCATCCCGCGTGACGGCAGCGACAAGCCCGCCCTGACCGGCACCGTGGCCGCCTACCAGGACCTCGTCTACCCGCTGGACGCCTACGCGGGCAAGAAGATCGACCTCCGCTTCCGCTACCAGACCGACGGCGGCGCGGCGCAGAAGGGCTTCGCGGCCGACAGCATCGGCGTCACCGCCGACGGCCAGGCGCTGTTCAGCGACAACGCCGAGGGCGGCGACAACGGCTGGACCAGCAAGGGCTTCTCGCGCATCGGCGGGTCCTTCACCAAGGACTACCCGCAGTACTACCTCGCCGAGAACCGTCAGTACGTGTCGTACGACAAGACCCTCAAGGCCGGCCCGTACAACTTCGGCTGGACCACCGCCAAGCCGAACTGGGTGGAGCACTTCCCGTACCAGAACGGCGTGCTGATCTGGCTGTGGGACACCTCGCAGGCGGACAACAACGTCGGCCTGCACCCGGGCCACGGGCAGATCCTGCCGGTCGACGCGCACCCGAAGGCCGAGCGGTGGACCGACGGCAAGCTGATGCGCAACCGCTTCCAGTCCTACGACTCGACCTTCACGCGGGCCCGGACGGACGCGCTGACCCTCCACAAGGACGGCAAGACGGTCAAGATCAAGTCGAAGCCGGGCGTGACCCTCTTCGACGACCGGCACGGCGTCTACTACGACACCGCGAACCCGACCGGCGGTGTGATCGTTCCTGACACTGGCACCCAGATCAAGATCACCAAGGAGGCCCGGGACGGCTCCACGGTGACGCTCCGAGTGGGCAGCGCCGGTAAGTAA
- a CDS encoding isochorismatase family protein: MHRALIVVDVQNDFCEGGSLAVAGGADVAAAITDLIGQAAGGCYRHVVATRDHHIDPGDHFSATPDYEHSWPVHCVAGTEGSGFHPNFAPALASGAIDAVFDKGSHTGAYSGFEGTDENGVPLADWLRAHHVGEVDVVGIATDHCVRATALDAVRAGLRTRVLLDLTAGVAAHTTERALEELRAAGAELTGKPVVLGA, encoded by the coding sequence ATGCACCGGGCTTTGATCGTCGTCGACGTGCAGAACGACTTCTGCGAGGGCGGCAGCCTCGCGGTGGCGGGAGGCGCGGATGTCGCGGCGGCCATCACCGATCTGATCGGCCAGGCGGCCGGCGGCTGCTACCGCCACGTCGTCGCCACCCGCGACCACCACATCGACCCCGGCGACCACTTCTCCGCCACCCCGGACTACGAGCACTCCTGGCCGGTGCACTGCGTGGCCGGCACGGAGGGCAGCGGCTTCCACCCCAATTTCGCCCCGGCGCTCGCCTCCGGCGCCATCGACGCGGTCTTCGACAAGGGCTCCCACACCGGCGCCTACAGCGGCTTCGAGGGCACGGACGAGAACGGCGTCCCGCTCGCCGACTGGCTGCGCGCCCACCACGTCGGCGAGGTCGACGTGGTCGGCATCGCCACCGACCACTGCGTGCGCGCCACCGCCCTGGACGCGGTCCGCGCCGGGCTGCGCACCCGTGTCCTGCTGGACCTGACCGCCGGGGTGGCCGCGCACACCACCGAGCGGGCGCTGGAGGAGCTGCGGGCGGCCGGCGCCGAGCTGACCGGCAAGCCGGTGGTGCTCGGCGCCTGA
- a CDS encoding nicotinate phosphoribosyltransferase, which produces MNTADLGLPVAVPSTALFTDQYELTMLQAALRSGTAERRSVFEVFTRRLPEGRRYGVVAGTGRVLDAVENFRFDETILGFLRERAILDEPTLRWLADFRFRGDIWGYPEGEVYFPGSPIMRVEGTFAEAVLLETVILSILNHDSAVAAAASRMSVAAGDRPLMEMGARRTHELSAVAASRAAYVGGFHTTSDLAAGFRYHIPTVGTSAHAFTLLHDTERDAFTAQVDSLGSGTTLLVDTFDVTEAVRTAVEVAGPGLGAVRIDSGDLLLIAHRVRQQLDELGATKTRIVVTSDLDEYAIASLAAAPVDAYGVGTQLVTGSGHPTCSMVYKLVARADSEEPGTPLRPVAKKSMGAKTSLGGRKWAARRLDEDGVAVAEVIGTGPVPAELADQQLSVPLVSAGEVVAREPLDAARARHIAARARLPLSATQLSRGEPVLATEYV; this is translated from the coding sequence ATGAACACAGCAGACCTGGGGCTGCCGGTGGCCGTGCCGTCGACTGCGCTCTTCACCGACCAGTACGAACTCACCATGCTGCAGGCCGCGTTGCGGTCCGGCACCGCGGAACGGCGCTCGGTCTTCGAGGTCTTCACCCGCCGGCTCCCCGAGGGCCGCCGCTACGGCGTGGTGGCCGGCACCGGCCGGGTGCTGGACGCGGTGGAGAACTTCCGCTTCGACGAGACGATCCTCGGCTTCCTGCGCGAGCGCGCCATCCTCGACGAGCCGACGCTGCGGTGGCTGGCGGACTTCCGCTTCCGCGGCGACATCTGGGGCTACCCGGAGGGCGAGGTCTACTTCCCCGGCTCCCCGATCATGCGGGTCGAGGGCACCTTCGCCGAGGCGGTCCTCCTGGAGACGGTGATCCTCTCGATCCTCAACCACGACTCCGCGGTGGCGGCGGCCGCCTCCCGGATGTCGGTGGCGGCCGGCGACCGCCCGCTGATGGAGATGGGCGCCCGGCGCACCCACGAGCTCTCCGCGGTGGCCGCGTCCCGCGCCGCCTACGTCGGCGGCTTCCACACCACGTCCGACCTGGCGGCCGGCTTCCGCTACCACATCCCCACCGTCGGAACCAGCGCCCACGCCTTCACCCTGCTCCACGACACCGAGCGGGACGCCTTCACCGCGCAGGTCGACAGCCTCGGCAGCGGCACCACCCTGCTCGTGGACACCTTCGACGTCACCGAGGCGGTGCGCACCGCCGTGGAGGTGGCCGGGCCCGGCCTGGGCGCCGTCCGGATCGACTCCGGCGACCTGCTGCTGATCGCCCACCGGGTGCGCCAGCAGCTGGACGAGCTGGGCGCCACCAAGACCAGGATCGTGGTCACCAGCGATCTGGACGAGTACGCCATCGCCTCGCTGGCCGCCGCGCCGGTGGACGCGTACGGCGTCGGCACCCAGCTGGTGACCGGCAGCGGGCACCCGACCTGCTCGATGGTCTACAAGCTCGTCGCCCGCGCCGACAGCGAGGAGCCCGGGACGCCGCTGCGGCCGGTGGCGAAGAAGTCGATGGGCGCCAAGACCTCGCTCGGCGGCCGCAAGTGGGCCGCGCGCCGGCTCGACGAGGACGGGGTGGCCGTGGCCGAGGTCATCGGCACCGGCCCGGTCCCGGCGGAGCTGGCCGACCAGCAGCTGTCGGTGCCGCTGGTGAGCGCCGGCGAGGTGGTGGCCCGCGAGCCGCTGGACGCCGCCCGCGCCCGGCACATCGCCGCCCGCGCCCGGCTGCCGCTGTCGGCGACCCAGCTCTCCCGCGGCGAGCCCGTCCTGGCGACCGAGTACGTCTGA
- the clpS gene encoding ATP-dependent Clp protease adapter ClpS: MSAHPSPTITLRPHRCTLSVPVETERPESSEAPFEALEPDVPWVTIVHNDPVNLMSYVSYVFQSYFGYSKDKAHQLMLDVHHKGRAVVSSGSREEMERDVQAMHGYGLWATLQQDRR, from the coding sequence GTGAGCGCCCACCCGTCACCCACGATCACGCTCCGGCCGCATCGCTGCACCCTCAGTGTCCCGGTCGAGACCGAGCGCCCCGAGTCGAGCGAGGCCCCCTTCGAGGCCCTCGAACCCGACGTCCCGTGGGTCACGATCGTCCACAACGACCCGGTCAACCTCATGAGCTACGTCTCGTACGTGTTCCAGTCGTACTTCGGCTACTCCAAGGACAAGGCGCACCAGTTGATGCTCGACGTCCATCACAAGGGACGCGCGGTGGTCTCCAGCGGTAGCCGCGAGGAGATGGAACGCGACGTGCAGGCCATGCACGGCTACGGCCTGTGGGCGACCCTCCAGCAGGACCGCCGATGA
- a CDS encoding DUF2017 domain-containing protein, which yields MTGHFEPQPGGGAAVPLDEVEISILRSLAVQLMELIGPGEETGGREGDDLLASVFNDGPSEPPADPVLARLFPDAYGGPDLVPDDDVRAAAAEFRRYTENDLRARKREDALALIRALDTLAPAGDSATLRLDARECRQWLGALNDLRLAIGTRLEVTDEEDGGELLRLPDSDPRKPMVMAYLWLGGLQETLVESLMG from the coding sequence ATGACCGGGCACTTCGAGCCGCAGCCCGGCGGCGGCGCCGCCGTCCCCCTCGACGAGGTCGAGATCTCCATCCTGCGCAGCCTCGCCGTCCAGCTGATGGAGCTGATCGGTCCGGGCGAGGAGACCGGCGGGCGCGAGGGTGACGACCTGCTGGCGTCGGTCTTCAACGACGGTCCCAGCGAGCCGCCCGCCGACCCGGTGCTGGCCCGCCTCTTCCCCGACGCCTACGGCGGGCCCGACCTCGTCCCGGACGACGACGTGCGCGCCGCCGCCGCGGAATTCCGCCGCTACACCGAGAACGACCTGCGGGCCCGCAAGCGCGAGGACGCCCTCGCGCTGATCCGCGCGCTGGACACCCTGGCGCCCGCCGGCGACAGCGCGACGCTCCGCCTCGACGCCCGTGAGTGCCGGCAGTGGCTGGGAGCTCTCAACGACCTCAGGCTGGCCATCGGAACGCGGCTTGAAGTGACCGATGAAGAGGACGGCGGCGAGCTGCTGAGGCTCCCGGACAGCGATCCGCGCAAGCCGATGGTGATGGCGTATCTGTGGCTCGGGGGTCTCCAGGAGACTCTCGTCGAGTCCCTGATGGGCTGA
- a CDS encoding amino acid permease, translating into MTSVQVDKQHDGSEAAEKAPEEGYQRGLGNRQIQMIAIGGAIGTGLFLGAGKAISMAGPSIILAYAIVGLVIFFIMRALGELLMYRPVSGSFSEYGREFLGPFIGFVTGWTYWLFWVVTGITEVTAAATYVQYWNKGIPQWAAALVFTVALFGINLISVKIFGELEFWFSMVKVTAIIGMILIGLGVITLGFSDAGDTASFANLWSHGGFFPKGIGGTLMTLQIVMFAFLAVELVGVTAGEATNPKKVLPKAINTVPWRIGLFYIGALIIILSVVSWTVFKPGVSPFVAAFQQIGLPAGAGIVNFVVLTAALSSANSGMYSTGRMLRDLALNGQGPKFFTRLSKNGLPTWGTGVSVAMMLFGVYINYQWPGEAFNYVVSFATISGMWAWIVILASQLRYRAKANRGELPQSEFKAPGSPYTSVFALAFIAMVIVMMGVDPDARISLYAAPVWALILGVGYLCIKRRDAANGLTAGTAQDAPAKSTEG; encoded by the coding sequence ATGACCTCTGTGCAGGTCGACAAGCAACACGACGGCAGTGAGGCAGCTGAGAAGGCCCCCGAAGAGGGCTATCAGCGGGGTCTGGGAAACCGTCAGATCCAGATGATCGCCATTGGTGGCGCCATCGGTACCGGTCTCTTTCTCGGAGCCGGCAAGGCGATCTCGATGGCCGGGCCGAGCATCATCCTCGCCTACGCCATCGTCGGTCTCGTCATCTTCTTCATCATGCGGGCCCTGGGCGAGCTGCTCATGTACCGGCCCGTCTCGGGATCTTTCTCGGAGTACGGCCGCGAATTCCTCGGCCCCTTCATCGGCTTCGTGACCGGCTGGACGTACTGGCTGTTCTGGGTCGTCACCGGCATCACCGAAGTGACCGCCGCGGCCACGTATGTGCAGTACTGGAACAAGGGCATACCCCAATGGGCGGCGGCGCTGGTCTTCACCGTCGCGCTCTTCGGTATCAACCTGATCTCCGTGAAGATCTTCGGTGAGCTGGAATTCTGGTTCTCGATGGTCAAGGTCACCGCGATCATCGGCATGATCCTGATCGGCCTCGGCGTGATCACGCTCGGCTTCTCCGACGCCGGCGACACCGCCTCCTTCGCCAACCTGTGGTCCCACGGCGGCTTCTTCCCCAAGGGCATCGGCGGCACGCTGATGACGCTGCAGATCGTGATGTTCGCCTTCCTCGCCGTCGAACTCGTCGGCGTCACCGCGGGCGAGGCGACCAACCCGAAGAAGGTCCTGCCCAAGGCGATCAACACCGTGCCGTGGCGGATCGGCCTCTTCTACATCGGTGCGCTGATCATCATCCTGTCCGTCGTCAGCTGGACGGTCTTCAAGCCGGGCGTCAGCCCCTTCGTCGCCGCCTTCCAGCAGATCGGCCTGCCCGCCGGCGCCGGCATCGTCAACTTCGTCGTGCTGACCGCCGCGCTCTCCTCGGCCAACTCCGGCATGTACTCCACCGGCCGGATGCTGCGCGACCTCGCGCTCAACGGTCAGGGCCCGAAGTTCTTCACCAGGCTCAGCAAGAACGGCCTGCCCACCTGGGGCACCGGCGTCTCGGTCGCGATGATGCTCTTCGGCGTCTACATCAACTACCAGTGGCCCGGCGAGGCGTTCAACTACGTCGTCTCCTTCGCCACCATCTCCGGTATGTGGGCGTGGATCGTCATCCTGGCCTCGCAGCTGCGCTACCGCGCCAAGGCGAACCGCGGCGAGCTGCCGCAGTCCGAGTTCAAGGCTCCCGGCAGCCCCTACACCTCGGTCTTCGCGCTGGCGTTCATCGCCATGGTGATCGTGATGATGGGCGTCGACCCCGACGCGCGGATCTCGCTCTACGCGGCTCCCGTGTGGGCGCTCATCCTGGGCGTCGGCTACCTCTGCATCAAGCGGCGGGACGCGGCGAACGGCCTGACGGCCGGTACGGCGCAGGACGCTCCCGCCAAGAGCACCGAGGGCTGA
- a CDS encoding Mov34/MPN/PAD-1 family protein — MLTLTKALFDQIVEHARQDHPDEACGVIAGPAGSGRPERFIPMLNAARSPTFYEFDSADLLRLYREMDDRDEEPVIIYHSHTATEAYPSRTDLSYANEPGAHYVLVSTADADDAGPFQFRSYRIVDGEVTEEEVEVVAAYS, encoded by the coding sequence ATGCTGACCCTCACCAAGGCGCTCTTCGACCAGATCGTCGAGCACGCCCGCCAGGACCACCCCGACGAGGCCTGCGGCGTGATCGCGGGCCCGGCGGGCAGTGGCCGCCCCGAGCGGTTCATCCCGATGCTGAACGCCGCCCGGTCGCCCACGTTCTACGAATTCGACTCCGCCGACCTGCTCAGGCTCTACCGCGAGATGGACGACCGGGACGAGGAACCCGTGATCATCTACCACTCGCACACCGCCACCGAGGCCTACCCCTCGCGCACCGACCTCTCCTACGCCAACGAGCCGGGCGCCCACTATGTCCTGGTATCGACCGCCGACGCCGATGACGCCGGGCCCTTCCAGTTCCGCTCCTACCGGATCGTCGACGGCGAGGTCACCGAGGAAGAGGTCGAGGTCGTGGCGGCCTACTCCTGA
- a CDS encoding putative leader peptide, which yields MVDHVVSEKQKEPGKLLLAPLATRRSASALLGAFGCGAARLHVDLCRLSSAICPRCAAA from the coding sequence ATGGTTGACCACGTCGTGAGCGAGAAGCAGAAGGAGCCGGGCAAGCTGCTGCTCGCTCCGCTCGCCACGCGTCGCTCCGCATCGGCACTGCTCGGCGCGTTCGGCTGCGGAGCCGCCCGGCTGCACGTCGATCTGTGCCGCCTGTCCAGCGCCATCTGTCCGCGCTGCGCCGCCGCCTGA
- a CDS encoding MoaD/ThiS family protein, whose protein sequence is MAIEVRIPTILRTYTDGQKAVEGSGDTLADLFTDLESRHAGIRERLVDGEQLRRFVNVYLNDEDVRFLEGISTKLADGDSVTILPAVAGGSAAAKPRPAGVAVGRRAGLV, encoded by the coding sequence ATGGCCATCGAGGTCCGAATCCCCACCATCCTGCGCACCTACACCGACGGCCAGAAGGCCGTCGAGGGCAGCGGAGACACCCTCGCCGACCTCTTCACCGACCTGGAGAGCCGGCACGCCGGCATCCGCGAGCGCCTTGTCGACGGCGAGCAGCTGCGCCGCTTCGTGAACGTCTACCTCAACGACGAGGACGTCCGCTTCCTGGAAGGCATCTCCACCAAGCTCGCCGACGGCGACAGCGTGACGATCCTCCCGGCGGTGGCGGGTGGATCTGCCGCGGCGAAGCCGCGTCCGGCCGGGGTGGCGGTCGGGCGACGGGCTGGGCTGGTCTGA
- a CDS encoding PLP-dependent cysteine synthase family protein: MRYDSPLAAVGNTPLVRLPRLSPSEDVRIWAKLEDRNPTGSVKDRPALHMIEQAEKDGRLTPGCTILEPTSGNTGISLAMAAKLKGYRIVCVMPENTSSERRELLAMWGAEIISSPAAGGSNTAVRVAKELSAEHPDWVMLYQYGNPDNAGAHYATTGPEILADLPSVTHFVAGLGTTGTLMGVGRYLREKVPGVQIVAAEPRYDDVVYGLRNLDEGFIPELYDESVLTTRFSVGSHDAVRRTRELLAEEGIFAGISTGAALHAAIGVGQKAVKAGRGADIVFVVADGGWKYLSTGVYTAETTEAAIETLHGQLWA, translated from the coding sequence GTGCGGTACGACTCCCCGCTGGCGGCGGTCGGGAACACCCCTCTCGTCCGCCTCCCGCGCCTGTCCCCCTCCGAGGACGTCCGCATCTGGGCGAAGCTGGAGGACCGCAACCCCACGGGCTCGGTCAAGGACCGCCCCGCGCTGCACATGATCGAACAGGCCGAGAAGGACGGCCGGCTCACCCCCGGCTGCACCATCCTGGAGCCGACCAGCGGAAACACCGGCATCTCGCTCGCCATGGCGGCCAAGCTCAAGGGCTACCGCATCGTGTGCGTCATGCCGGAGAACACCTCCTCCGAGCGGCGCGAGCTGCTCGCCATGTGGGGCGCCGAGATCATCTCCTCGCCCGCCGCGGGCGGCTCCAACACCGCCGTCCGGGTGGCCAAGGAGCTGTCCGCCGAGCACCCCGACTGGGTGATGCTCTACCAGTACGGCAACCCCGACAACGCCGGTGCGCACTACGCCACCACCGGCCCCGAGATCCTCGCCGACCTGCCCTCCGTGACCCACTTCGTGGCCGGTCTGGGCACCACCGGCACGCTCATGGGCGTCGGGCGCTACCTGCGCGAGAAGGTGCCCGGCGTGCAGATCGTCGCCGCCGAGCCGCGCTACGACGACGTCGTCTACGGCCTGCGCAACCTCGACGAGGGCTTCATCCCCGAGCTCTACGACGAGTCCGTGCTCACCACGCGGTTCTCGGTGGGCTCACACGACGCGGTGCGCCGCACCCGTGAACTCCTCGCCGAGGAGGGCATCTTCGCGGGCATCTCCACCGGCGCGGCGCTGCACGCCGCGATCGGCGTCGGCCAGAAGGCCGTCAAGGCGGGCCGCGGCGCCGACATCGTCTTCGTCGTCGCCGACGGAGGCTGGAAGTACCTCTCCACCGGCGTGTACACCGCCGAGACCACGGAAGCGGCGATCGAAACGCTGCACGGCCAGCTCTGGGCGTAG
- a CDS encoding MBL fold metallo-hydrolase has protein sequence MKLTVVGCSGSFPSMESACSSYLLEADGFRLLLDMGNGALGELQRHIGLYDLDAVLLSHLHADHCIDLCGYFVVRYYRPDGGRCAPMPVHGPAGTERRLTVAHADLPYDGAMSEVFDFRTLTPGTFTIGPFTIRTERVSHPVESFAFRIEHGGRSLTYSGDTGPCDALERLAAGSDFFLCEASFTYGKEDIPDLHLNGREAGEVATKAGVGRLVLTHIPPWTDPAISVRDAQKVYDGPVEVAEAGAVYEV, from the coding sequence ATGAAGCTCACCGTCGTCGGATGCTCGGGGTCGTTCCCTTCGATGGAATCGGCCTGTTCGAGCTACCTCCTGGAGGCCGACGGCTTCAGGCTGCTCCTCGACATGGGCAACGGCGCCCTGGGCGAGCTGCAGCGCCACATCGGCCTCTACGACCTGGACGCCGTACTCCTGTCGCACCTGCACGCCGACCACTGCATCGACCTGTGCGGCTACTTCGTGGTGCGCTACTACCGCCCGGACGGCGGACGGTGCGCCCCGATGCCGGTCCACGGGCCGGCCGGCACCGAGCGCAGGCTGACCGTCGCGCACGCCGACCTGCCCTACGACGGTGCCATGAGCGAGGTCTTCGACTTCCGCACCCTGACGCCGGGCACCTTCACCATCGGGCCGTTCACGATCCGCACCGAGCGGGTCAGCCACCCCGTGGAGTCCTTCGCCTTCCGCATCGAACACGGCGGCAGGTCCCTGACGTACTCCGGCGACACCGGTCCCTGCGACGCGCTGGAGCGCCTCGCCGCGGGCAGCGACTTCTTCCTGTGCGAGGCGTCCTTCACCTACGGCAAGGAAGACATCCCCGACCTGCACCTCAACGGCCGGGAGGCCGGCGAGGTCGCCACGAAGGCCGGCGTGGGGCGGCTGGTGCTGACCCACATCCCGCCGTGGACCGACCCGGCCATCAGCGTCCGCGACGCCCAGAAGGTCTACGAC